A genomic segment from Enoplosus armatus isolate fEnoArm2 chromosome 12, fEnoArm2.hap1, whole genome shotgun sequence encodes:
- the LOC139294171 gene encoding zinc transporter ZIP9 — MDGGLAITFISVAMFVGSFLLGFIPLLFTFSEKSLQFVSILGAGLLCGTALAITIPEGVGLLEEAWRASPSSDVPSGLLASEKNATSTERGLPPRFFIGVALTFGFTLMFVVDQIGSYFSMRDQMTRLPNSVGITATLGLVIHAAADGFALGAAVATGQVTVQVIVFFAVILHKAPAAFGLVSFLMHAGLEKKYIQGHLLAFSAAAPIVAITTYFILHASGSSSENQLSATGVGMLFSAGTFLYVATVHVLPEVSSSRTGRLPSDPQQHAGAEAHQQQHLGLLESLTLILGVGLPMVLALGLHDD, encoded by the exons ATGGACGGAGGGCTGGCTATCACTTTTATATCGGTGGCGATGTTTGTAGGTTCTTTTTTACTCGGATTCATCCCACTGTTGTTCACATTCTCGGAG AAAAGCCTGCAGTTTGTCTCCATCCTGGGGGCTGGACTCCTGTGTGGGACAGCACTGGCTATCACCATCCCAGAGGGAGTGGGCTTACTGGAGGAGGCATGGAGAG CATCCCCCTCCTCTGATGTGCCATCCGGCCTGCTTGCCAGTGAAAAAAATGCAACCTCCACAGAGAGAGGCCTTCCACCTCGGTTCTTCATCGGGGTGGCTTTAACTTTCGGGTTCACCCTCATGTTTGTGGTGGATCAGATTGGAAGTTATTTCTCCATGCGCG ACCAAATGACCCGTTTGCCTAACAGTGTCGGCATCACAGCCACGTTGGGACTGGTTATTCATGCTGCAG CTGATGGATTTGCTCTGGGCGCAGCTGTGGCCACGGGTCAAGTGACAGTACAAGTTATAGTATTTTTTGCTGTGATTCTACACAAG GCGCCTGCAGCTTTTGGTTTGGTCTCCTTTCTGATGCACGCAGGCCTTGAAAAGAAGTACATTCAGGGACATTTACTGGccttttcagctgcagcacctATAGTTGCCATCACCACTTACTTCATATTACATGCA TCTGGCAGTTCATCTGAGAACCAGCTCAGTGCGACAGGTGTGGGAATGCTCTTCTCGGCTGGGACTTTCCTCTATGTGGCCACGGTGCATGTTCTCCCtgaggtcagcagcagcagaacaggcCGACTCCCCTCTGACCCCCAGCAGCACGCTGGAGCTGAGGCCCACCAGCAGCAACACCTGGGGCTCCTGGAGAGCCTCACTCTCATCCTCGGGGTCGGGCTCCCAATGGTGCTGGCTCTCGGGCTGCATGACGACTGA
- the LOC139293962 gene encoding CSC1-like protein 2 has translation MLRVLILIMAIWGAQGCSNSESCPTLPPNSTSRDYCYSARIRSTVLQGLPFGGVPTVLALDFMCFLGLLFVFSFLRKVAWDYGRLALVTDADRRMDQRYSRLDDREYVASALTSETPERYERLTSVSSSVDIDQRDTGFCSWLTAIFRIKDEEIREKCGEDAVHYLSFQRHIIGLLVVVGVLSVGIILPVNFSGNLLENDAFSFGRTTIANLDADNALLWLHTTFAFLYLLLTVYSMRRHTSKMHYKEDDLVKRTLFVNGISKYAEETEIKQHFEQAYESCVVLEARICYNVARLMYLNSERKKTERSKKFFLDLQAKEHITTMINPKPCGHLCCCIIKGCEQEEAVGYYTKLEAQLKDDYRKEREKVNRKPLGMAFVTFQNESITAIILKDFNACKCQGCHCRREPKSSVFSPKLHSQKWTVSYAPDPQNVYWEHLSVGGFSWWIRCLIINIVLFLLLFFLTTPAIIISTMDKFNVTKPVEYLNNPIITQFFPTLLLWSFSALLPTIVYYSAFFEAHWTRSGENRTTMHKCYTFLIFMVLLLPSLGLSSLDVFFRWLFDKKFLADAKVRFECVFLPDNGAFFVNYVIASAFIGNAMDLLRIPGLLMYMIRLCLARSAAERRNVKRHQAYEFQFGAAYAWMMCVFTVVMTYSITCPIIVPFGLMYMLLKHLADRYNMYYAYLPSKLDKKIHSGAVNQVVAAPILCLFWLLFFSTVRSGFSAATSMFTFIVLIITIIICLSHVCFGHFKYLSAHNYKIDTQEVDGLENGRPVCTSASNNKAAQMYIAQVLQDPNSEEAGSGSGEDDGQGSSQDEEIINVENGLNEDFQSGEDSLIDNEVRH, from the exons ATGCTACGAGTGTTGATATTGATAATGGCCATCTGGGGGGCGCAAGGATGCTCCAATTCAGAGAGCTGCCCGACGCTGCCACCCAATTCCACCTCCAGGGACTACTGTTACTCGGCCCGAATTCGTAGTACGGTGCTCCAGGGCTTGCCTTTCGGTGGGGTGCCTACTGTCCTTGCCCTTGACTTTATGTGCTTCTTG gggctgctgtttgtgttctccTTCTTGAGAAAAGTAGCATGGGACTATGGGCGCCTGGCCCTGGTGACTGACGCTGACAG AAGAATGGATCAACGGTACAGTCGCCTGGATGATCGGGAATA TGTGGCCTCTGCCCTGACGTCAGAGACACCAGAACGCTATGAGCGCCTCACCTCAGTTTCCAGCTCTGTGGACATTGATCAGAGAGACACA gGCTTCTGTTCATGGCTAACTGCCATCTTTCGCATCAA GGATGAAGAGATAAGGGAGAAGTGTGGTGAGGATGCAGTACATTACCTGTCCTTTCAGCGCCACATCATTGGCTTGTTGGTAGTAGTGGGCGTGCTGTCTGTGGGCATCATTTTACCCGTTAACTTCTCGGGAAACCTACTTG AAAACGATGCCTTTAGTTTTGGGCGAACCACTATAGCAAATTTGGATGCTGA TAATGCACTACTGTGGCTGCACACCACCTTTGCATTTCTCTACCTGTTACTGACTGTGTACAGCATGAGACGGCACACCTCCAAGATGCACTACAAGGAGGATGACCTG GTGAAACGCACTTTATTTGTCAATGGAATCTCCAAATATGCAGAGGAGACTGAGATAAAGCAACACTTTGA GCAGGCGTATGAAAGCTGCGTTGTACTGGAAGCTCGTATCTGTTACAATGTGGCTAGGCTGATGTATCTCAACTCTGAAAG GAAGAAAACAGAGCGCAGCAAGAAATTCTTCCTTGACCTGCAGGCCAAGGAGCATATTACCACCATGATCAACCCAAAACCCTGTGGACACCTTTGCTGTTGCATCATCAAAGGCTGTGAGCAG GAAGAGGCAGTGGGCTACTATACCAAGCTGGAGGCACAACTAAAAGATGACtacaggaaagagagggaaaaggttAACAGGAAGCCTCTAGGAATGGCCTTCGTCACCTTCCAGAACGAGTCCATAACTGCcat CATCTTGAAAGACTTTAATGCTTGCAAGTGTCAGGGCTGTCACTGTCGTCGGGAACCCAAGAGCTCCGTATTCAGCCCCAAGCTCCACTCACAAAAATGGACTGTCAGCTATGCCCCTGATCCACAAAACGTCTACTG GGAGCATCTGTCAGTGGGAGGATTCTCCTGGTGGATCCGCTGCTTGATCATCAACAttgtcctctttctcctcctcttcttcctcaccaccCCAGCCATCATCATCTCCACCATGGACAAGTTCAATGTTACCAAACCAGTGGAGTACCTAAAT AATCCAATCATCACCCAGTTCTTCCCCACCCTCCTTCTGTGGTCCTTCTCTGCCTTACTTCCTACCATTGTCTACTACTCTGCCTTCTTCGAAGCCCACTGGACCCG gtcaggagaaaaCAGGACCACAATGCATAAATGCTACACTTTCTTGATCTTCATGGTCCTGTTGCTACCTTCTCTAGGACTCAGCAG TTTGGATGTTTTCTTCCGCTGGCTTTTTGACAAAAAATTCTTGGCAGATGCTAAAGTGAGATTTGA gtgtgtgttcCTTCCTGACAATGGTGCCTTCTTCGTGAACTATGTCATTGCGTCTGCGTTCATTGGTAATGCCATGGACCTGCTGAGGATCCCTGGTCTACTTATGTATATGATCCGCCTCTGCCTGGCTCGttctgctgcagagaggaggaacgtCAAGAGG CACCAAGCCTATGAGTTCCAGTTTGGGGCAGCTTATGCCTGGATGATGTGTGTCTTCACTGTGGTTATGACCTACAGCATCACCTGCCCAATCATCGTTCCTTTTG GGCTGATGTACATGCTGCTGAAACACCTCGCAGACAGGTACAACATGTACTACGCTTACCTCCCATCCAAACTGGACAAGAAGATCCATTCTGGAGCGGTCAACCAAGTGGTGGCTGCTCCtattctctgtctcttttggcttctcttcttctccactgTTCGCTCGG GGTTTTCAGCTGCCACATCCATGTTCACGTTCATAGTTTTGATCATCACAATCATCATCTGCCTCTCTCACGTCTGCTTCGGGCATTTTAAATATCTCAGTGCTCACAACTACAAG ATTGACACCCAGGAGGTGGACGGGTTGGAGAATGGGCGTCCAGTGTGCACTTCTGCCTCCAACAACAAGGCAGCA CAAATGTACATTGCTCAGGTACTTCAAGACCCAAATTCAGAAGAGGCTGGTTCAGGCAGTGGCGAGGACGACGGCCAGGGGTCCTCGCAGGACGAGGAAATAATCAACGTTGAAAATGGCCTGAATGAGGACTTCCAGTCTGGTGAGGACAGCCTCATTGATAATGAAGTGCGGCACTGA
- the mrpl14 gene encoding large ribosomal subunit protein uL14m, protein MALSQLSRSLTGLLVDTSSIIHQRTFSVSAVAAAIQKMTRVRVVDNSSLGNTPYHRAPRVIHVYTKNGVGKVGDRVLLAIKGQKKKALIVGHKMPGERMNPRFDSNNVVLIEDNGNPTGTRIKVPLPTHLRRMEGDYSKVLAIASSFV, encoded by the exons ATGGCTCTCTCCCAGCTTTCAAGATCCCTTACTGGGCTCCTCGTAGATACATCGTCCATAATTCATCAGCGGACTTTTAG TGTGTCCGCTGTTGCAGCCGCCATTCAGAAAATGACAAGAGTGCGTGTAGTGGACAACAGCTCTCTTGGAAATACTCCATATCATCGTGCGCCAAGAGTGATCCATGTCTACACCAAGAATGGCGTAGGAAAAGTTGGTGATAGGGTGTTGCTTGCCATcaaaggacagaagaagaaagcacTAATCGTTGGACACAAAATGCCTGGAGAACGCATGAATCCACGCTTTGATTCGAACAATGTTGTTCTGATTGAGGACAATGGGAACCCGACAGGAACAAGGATTAAAGTTCCTTTACCCACACATCTCCGTAGAATGGAGGGAGATTACTCTAAAGTCCTAGCAATTGCTAGTTCATTTGTTTAA
- the capn1a gene encoding calpain 1, (mu/I) large subunit a isoform X2, translating into MYPAGGISASIYANRLRAEGMGSKEQAVPFSNQDYEALKQECVESGCLFEDPCFPAEPPSLGFKELAPYSSKTRDVEWMRPTELTDDPQFIVGGATRTDICQGALGDCWLLAAIASLTLNERLLHRVVPHGQSFQDDYAGIFHFQFWQFGEWVDVVIDDRLPVKDRELMFVHSAEGNEFWSALLEKAYAKLNGSYEALSGGSTTEGFEDFTGGVSEMYELRNAPRDLHRIIDKALERGSLLGCSIDITSAFDMEAVTFKKLVKGHAYSLTGLKEVDFRGNMERLIRIRNPWGQVEWTGAWSDNSPEWDEIDPSEREDLHLQMEDGEFWMSFSDFKRQFSRIEICNLTPDTLSEDSLSHWNTMKFYGTWRRGSTAGGCRNHPNTFWINPQYKITLLEEDDDPEDDEVACSFLVALMQKDRRRYRRHGQDMHTIGFAVYEIPEEYRGCQNVHLKKNFFLSNSSCARSETFINLREVSTRLRLPPGEYLIVPSTFEPSQEADFVLRVFTEKQSETEELDDEISADLGDDEVTEDDIDDSFKSMFAQLAGEDMEISIRELRTILNRVVTRHKDLKTDGFSMESCRTMVNLMDKDGSARLGLVEFQILWNKIRNWLVIFRQFDLDKSGAMSSYEMRLAVEAAGFKLNNRLNQILVARYAENEMVDFDNFICCLVKLEAMFRHFQQFDKEGSGVAEMNITEWLYLTMCG; encoded by the exons ATGTATCCAGCTGGAGGGATATCTGCAAGCATATACGCCAACAGGCTGCGGGCAGAAGGCATGGGCTCCAAGGAGCAGGCTGTGCCCTTCTCCAACCAGGACTATGAGGCACTGAAGCAGGAATGTGTGGAGTCAGGCTGCCTGTTTGAAGACCCCTGCTTCCCTGCTGAGCCTCCATCCCTGGGCTTCAAGGAGCTCGCCCCCTATTCCTCCAAAACTAGGGATGTGGAGTGGATGAGGCCCACG GAACTGACAGATGACCCTCAGTTCATTGTGGGTGGTGCCACCAGGACGGACATCTGTCAGGGAGCGCTGG GTGACTGCTGGCTCTTAGCAGCCATCGCCTCCCTCACCCTGAACGAGAGGCTTCTTCATCGGGTTGTCCCACACGGGCAGTCCTTCCAAGATGACTATGCTGGAATCTTCCACTTTCAG TTCTGGCAGTTCGGCGAATGGGTAGACGTCGTGATAGATGACAGACTGCCTGTCAAAGACAGGGAGCTGATGTTTGTCCACTCTGCTGAGGGCAATGAATTCTGGAGTGCACTCCTGGAGAAGGCTTATGCCAA GCTGAATGGCTCCTATGAGGCTCTGTCTGGAGGAAGCACCACTGAAGGGTTTGAGGACTTCACAGGTGGTGTGTCCGAGATGTACGAGCTCCGCAATGCTCCCAGAGATCTGCACCGGATAATCGACAAAGCTCTGGAGAGAGGCTCTCTGCTGGGCTGCTCTATCGAT ATCACCAGTGCCTTCGACATGGAGGCTGTTACGTTCAAGAAGCTTGTGAAAGGCCACGCCTACTCACTCACTGGATTGAAGGAG GTTGATTTCCGTGGCAACATGGAACGCCTGATCCGAATACGTAACCCTTGGGGCCAGGTGGAGTGGACTGGTGCCTGGAGTGACAA TTCCCCTGAATGGGATGAGATTGACCCCTCTGAACGAGAAGACCTGCATCTTCAGATGGAAGACGGGGAGTTTTG GATGTCCTTCAGTGATTTCAAGAGGCAGTTTTCTCGGATAGAGATCTGTAACTTGACTCCTGACACTCTGAGCGAGGACAGTCTCAGCCACTGGAACACCATGAAGTTCTACGGCACGTGGAGGAGAGGCAGCACCGCTGGAGGCTGCAGGAACCATCCCA ACACGTTTTGGATCAACCCTCAGTATAAGATCACGTTgctggaggaggatgacgaCCCAGAGGATGATGAGGTGGCGTGCAGTTTTTTAGTAGCTCTCATGCAGAAGGACCGCCGCAGATATCGGCGCCATGGTCAGGACATGCACACCATTGGCTTTGCTGTCTATGAG ATTCCAGAGGAG TACAGAGGCTGCCAGAATGTCCATTTGAAGAAAAATTTCTTTTTGAGCAATTCATCGTGTGCTCGCTCGGAGACCTTCATTAACCTGCGAGAGGTGAGCACGCGGCTTCGCCTGCCCCCTGGAGAGTACCTCATCGTGCCCTCCACCTTTGAGCCCAGTCAAGAGGCCGACTTTGTCCTCAGAGTCTTCACTGAGAAGCAGTCAGAAACAGA AGAACTGGATGATGAAATCTCTGCTGATTTAGGAGATGAC GAAGTAACTGAAGACGACATTGATGACTCTTTTAAGTCCATGTTTGCTCAGCTAGCAGGGGAG GACATGGAGATTTCTATTCGCGAGCTCAGGACCATCCTTAACAGAGTCGTCACCCGCC ACAAAGACCTGAAGACTGACGGCTTCAGTATGGAATCATGTAGGACCATGGTCAATCTGATGGAT AAAGATGGTAGTGCCCGTTTAGGGCTGGTGGAGTTTCAGATCCTCTGGAACAAGATCCGAAATTGGCTG gtcaTTTTTAGACAGTTTGACCTTGACAAGTCAGGGGCCATGAGCTCGTATGAGATGCGTCTCGCTGTGGAGGCAGCAG GTTTTAAACTGAATAACAGACTGAACCAGATTCTGGTAGCCCGGTATGCAGAGAACGAGATGGTTGACTTTGACAACTTCATCTGCTGCTTGGTCAAGCTTGAAGCCATGTTTA GGCATTTCCAGCAGTTCGACAAGGAGGGGTCCGGAGTGGCTGAGATGAATATCACAGAG TGGCTTTACCTGACAATGTGTGGTTGA
- the capn1a gene encoding calpain 1, (mu/I) large subunit a isoform X1, with protein sequence MYPAGGISASIYANRLRAEGMGSKEQAVPFSNQDYEALKQECVESGCLFEDPCFPAEPPSLGFKELAPYSSKTRDVEWMRPTELTDDPQFIVGGATRTDICQGALGDCWLLAAIASLTLNERLLHRVVPHGQSFQDDYAGIFHFQFWQFGEWVDVVIDDRLPVKDRELMFVHSAEGNEFWSALLEKAYAKLNGSYEALSGGSTTEGFEDFTGGVSEMYELRNAPRDLHRIIDKALERGSLLGCSIDITSAFDMEAVTFKKLVKGHAYSLTGLKEVDFRGNMERLIRIRNPWGQVEWTGAWSDNSPEWDEIDPSEREDLHLQMEDGEFWMSFSDFKRQFSRIEICNLTPDTLSEDSLSHWNTMKFYGTWRRGSTAGGCRNHPNTFWINPQYKITLLEEDDDPEDDEVACSFLVALMQKDRRRYRRHGQDMHTIGFAVYEIPEEYRGCQNVHLKKNFFLSNSSCARSETFINLREVSTRLRLPPGEYLIVPSTFEPSQEADFVLRVFTEKQSETEELDDEISADLGDDEEVTEDDIDDSFKSMFAQLAGEDMEISIRELRTILNRVVTRHKDLKTDGFSMESCRTMVNLMDKDGSARLGLVEFQILWNKIRNWLVIFRQFDLDKSGAMSSYEMRLAVEAAGFKLNNRLNQILVARYAENEMVDFDNFICCLVKLEAMFRHFQQFDKEGSGVAEMNITEWLYLTMCG encoded by the exons ATGTATCCAGCTGGAGGGATATCTGCAAGCATATACGCCAACAGGCTGCGGGCAGAAGGCATGGGCTCCAAGGAGCAGGCTGTGCCCTTCTCCAACCAGGACTATGAGGCACTGAAGCAGGAATGTGTGGAGTCAGGCTGCCTGTTTGAAGACCCCTGCTTCCCTGCTGAGCCTCCATCCCTGGGCTTCAAGGAGCTCGCCCCCTATTCCTCCAAAACTAGGGATGTGGAGTGGATGAGGCCCACG GAACTGACAGATGACCCTCAGTTCATTGTGGGTGGTGCCACCAGGACGGACATCTGTCAGGGAGCGCTGG GTGACTGCTGGCTCTTAGCAGCCATCGCCTCCCTCACCCTGAACGAGAGGCTTCTTCATCGGGTTGTCCCACACGGGCAGTCCTTCCAAGATGACTATGCTGGAATCTTCCACTTTCAG TTCTGGCAGTTCGGCGAATGGGTAGACGTCGTGATAGATGACAGACTGCCTGTCAAAGACAGGGAGCTGATGTTTGTCCACTCTGCTGAGGGCAATGAATTCTGGAGTGCACTCCTGGAGAAGGCTTATGCCAA GCTGAATGGCTCCTATGAGGCTCTGTCTGGAGGAAGCACCACTGAAGGGTTTGAGGACTTCACAGGTGGTGTGTCCGAGATGTACGAGCTCCGCAATGCTCCCAGAGATCTGCACCGGATAATCGACAAAGCTCTGGAGAGAGGCTCTCTGCTGGGCTGCTCTATCGAT ATCACCAGTGCCTTCGACATGGAGGCTGTTACGTTCAAGAAGCTTGTGAAAGGCCACGCCTACTCACTCACTGGATTGAAGGAG GTTGATTTCCGTGGCAACATGGAACGCCTGATCCGAATACGTAACCCTTGGGGCCAGGTGGAGTGGACTGGTGCCTGGAGTGACAA TTCCCCTGAATGGGATGAGATTGACCCCTCTGAACGAGAAGACCTGCATCTTCAGATGGAAGACGGGGAGTTTTG GATGTCCTTCAGTGATTTCAAGAGGCAGTTTTCTCGGATAGAGATCTGTAACTTGACTCCTGACACTCTGAGCGAGGACAGTCTCAGCCACTGGAACACCATGAAGTTCTACGGCACGTGGAGGAGAGGCAGCACCGCTGGAGGCTGCAGGAACCATCCCA ACACGTTTTGGATCAACCCTCAGTATAAGATCACGTTgctggaggaggatgacgaCCCAGAGGATGATGAGGTGGCGTGCAGTTTTTTAGTAGCTCTCATGCAGAAGGACCGCCGCAGATATCGGCGCCATGGTCAGGACATGCACACCATTGGCTTTGCTGTCTATGAG ATTCCAGAGGAG TACAGAGGCTGCCAGAATGTCCATTTGAAGAAAAATTTCTTTTTGAGCAATTCATCGTGTGCTCGCTCGGAGACCTTCATTAACCTGCGAGAGGTGAGCACGCGGCTTCGCCTGCCCCCTGGAGAGTACCTCATCGTGCCCTCCACCTTTGAGCCCAGTCAAGAGGCCGACTTTGTCCTCAGAGTCTTCACTGAGAAGCAGTCAGAAACAGA AGAACTGGATGATGAAATCTCTGCTGATTTAGGAGATGAC GAGGAAGTAACTGAAGACGACATTGATGACTCTTTTAAGTCCATGTTTGCTCAGCTAGCAGGGGAG GACATGGAGATTTCTATTCGCGAGCTCAGGACCATCCTTAACAGAGTCGTCACCCGCC ACAAAGACCTGAAGACTGACGGCTTCAGTATGGAATCATGTAGGACCATGGTCAATCTGATGGAT AAAGATGGTAGTGCCCGTTTAGGGCTGGTGGAGTTTCAGATCCTCTGGAACAAGATCCGAAATTGGCTG gtcaTTTTTAGACAGTTTGACCTTGACAAGTCAGGGGCCATGAGCTCGTATGAGATGCGTCTCGCTGTGGAGGCAGCAG GTTTTAAACTGAATAACAGACTGAACCAGATTCTGGTAGCCCGGTATGCAGAGAACGAGATGGTTGACTTTGACAACTTCATCTGCTGCTTGGTCAAGCTTGAAGCCATGTTTA GGCATTTCCAGCAGTTCGACAAGGAGGGGTCCGGAGTGGCTGAGATGAATATCACAGAG TGGCTTTACCTGACAATGTGTGGTTGA
- the LOC139294470 gene encoding calpain-2 catalytic subunit-like has protein sequence MTSTADRLAHQQEREQGIGTNQCAVKFSHQDYETLRQQCLKSGRLFEDNCFPAERKSLGYNELGPYSSKTRGVVWKRPKELCSNPKFIDGGATRTDICQGGLGDCWLLAAIASLTLDQRILARVVPPGQSFTEGYAGIFHFQFWHFGEWLDVVVDDRLPTRDGKLLFVHSAEGSEFWSALLEKAYAKVHGCYEALSGGNTIEGFEDFTGGIAEVYTLDKAPPKLFQIIKKALRLGSLLGCSIDITSAYETEAVTALKLVKGHAYSVTGAEEVNFRGKLVQLVRVRNPWGQVEWTGPWSDGSGEWNSVSEDEKSKLNHVAEDGEFWMSYSDFIRRFSKLEICNLTPDTLISDDVGHWNYYQFEGMWRIGSTAGGCRNHTATFSSNPQFVVRLEDVDDDPLDGKDGCTFLVGLMQKDGRRQKWLDRNLETIGFAIYEVPDQHKGRSNVHLGPDVLLRQRAVAMSSSFINTREVCDRFKLPPGEYAIVPSTFHPHKNGSFVLRVFSEKQAATSPLEEDIDAQIEEEEVSESNVDPNFKHLFKQIAGSDMEVSVFELVKILNNVVSHRSDIKTDGFSLETGRLIVSLLDKDESDKLGLMEFHLLWNKIQKYLEIFKNHDMDNSGTMSSHEMRGAATEAGFNINSAVLQAIVSRYADAQYAIDFDSFVGCLIKLEMLFKMFKALERADSGKIELDMQQWLCLAIY, from the exons ATGACATCCACGGCAGATCGACTGGCCCATCAGCAAGAGAGGGAACAAGGCATTGGCACCAACCAATGTGCAGTGAAGTTCTCCCACCAGGATTATGAGACTCTACGCCAGCAGTGTCTGAAGAGTGGACGCCTGTTTGAGGACAACTGCTTTCCAGCTGAGCGCAAATCACTGGGCTACAATGAGCTGGGACCATACTCATCCAAGACCAGGGGCGTGGTTTGGAAAAGACCAAAG GAGCTGTGCTCAAACCCAAAGTTCATTGATGGTGGAGCCACAAGGACGGACATTTGCCAAGGAGGTCTCG GTGACTGCTGGCTTCTGGCTGCAATAGCCTCTCTGACTCTAGACCAGCGGATCCTGGCTCGTGTGGTGCCCCCTGGTCAGAGTTTCACCGAAGGCTATGCCGGGATATTTCACTTCCAG TTCTGGCATTTTGGTGAGTGGTTGGATGTGGTGGTCGATGACCGTTTGCCCACCCGAGACGGaaaactgctgtttgttcacTCAGCCGAGGGTTCAGAGTTCTGGAGCGCGCTGCTGGAGAAGGCCTATGCTAA GGTGCATGGCTGCTATGAGGCCCTGTCAGGAGGAAACACCATTGAGGGTTTTGAGGACTTCACAGGAGGAATCGCAGAAGTATACACCTTAGACAAGGCTCCACCAAAGCTCTTCCAAATCATAAAGAAGGCCCTGAGGCTGGGTTCACTGCTGGGCTGCTCTATTGAC ATCACCAGCGCCTACGAGACAGAGGCAGTCACAGCACTCAAACTTGTCAAAGGACATGCATACTCAGTCACTGGTGCAGAAGAG GTTAATTTTAGAGGCAAGCTGGTTCAACTGGTTCGCGTCAGGAACCCATGGGGTCAGGTGGAGTGGACTGGGCCGTGGAGTGATGG ATCCGGAGAATGGAACAGCGTCAGTGAGGATGAAAAATCAAAATTGAACCATGTGGCTGAAGATGGAGAGTTCTG GATGTCCTACTCAGACTTCATCAGGAGGTTCTCCAAGCTGGAGATCTGTAACTTGACCCCAGACACGCTCATAAGTGACGATGTGGGCCACTGGAACTACTACCAGTTTGAGGGGATGTGGAGGATTGGATCCACCGCTGGTGGCTGCCGCAATCACACAG CCACATTCTCGTCCAACCCTCAGTTTGTGGTGCGTCTGGAGGATGTGGATGATGATCCTCTGGATGGGAAGGATGGGTGCACCTTTCTGGTGGGGCTGATGCAAAAGGATGGACGACGGCAGAAGTGGCTTGACCGCAACCTTGAGACCATCGGCTTTGCCATTTATGAG gTCCCAGAtcag CACAAAGGCCGCAGCAATGTTCACCTGGGTCCGGATGTCCTGCTGCGACAGAGAGCTGTGGCCAtgagcagcagcttcatcaACACGCGGGAAGTGTGCGACCGCTTCAAACTTCCTCCGGGAGAATATGCCATAGTTCCCTCAACCTTCCATCCGCACAAGAATGGCAGCTTCGTTCTCAGGGTGTTCTCAGAGAAGCAGGCTGCAACTAG tCCACTGGAGGAGGACATTGATGCTCAAATAGAGGAG GAGGAGGTATCTGAGAGCAATGTGGATCCTAATTTCAAGCATCTCTTCAAGCAGATTGCTGGCAGT GACATGGAGGTGTCCGTCTTTGAGCTGGTTAAAATTTTGAACAACGTTGTCTCTCACC GGTCTGATATCAAGACAGATGGCTTCAGCCTCGAGACAGGTCGCCTTATTGTCAGTCTGCTGGAT AAAGATGAAAGTGACAAGCTGGGACTGATGGAATTCCACTTGCTTTGGAACAAAATCCAGAAATACCTG GAGATCTTCAAGAATCACGACATGGACAACTCTGGCACCATGAGCTCCCACGAGATGAGAGGCGCTGCCACTGAAGCAG gtTTCAACATCAACAGTGCTGTGCTGCAGGCCATCGTCAGTCGTTATGCTGATGCTCAGTATGCCATAGACTTTGACAGTTTTGTAGGCTGTCTCATTAAACTGGAAATGCTCTTCA AAATGTTTAAAGCTCTGGAAAGAGCTGACTCAGGGAAGATTGAGCTGGATATGCAACAG TGGCTGTGCCTGGCGATCTACTAA